A single genomic interval of Asterias amurensis chromosome 1, ASM3211899v1 harbors:
- the LOC139937732 gene encoding E3 ubiquitin-protein ligase TRIM56-like, with product MAGITAKTILDKISLGHLKCTICCKRFTDPKTLDCLHSFCCNCLDKQKQIQQINGLKITCPLCKRETPLPETGIQDLRDNLTLISLVEEEGLKEQLVASQLNKIKCEACDEGEEAISRCMDCDDYLCKDCQWAHKRLSKMKNHKIAPLGDLRSGTVSFKSRVRDTIPKCAKHSNQDICTYCITCQMLICTACAVADHKAPEHSCVDVRDASGTCQLEIKQEMTKAKEHQDEFEAAKLSTDHAKKRLTAMVNNATNKISKKADEEVAKIRQREMELKQQVKQIGQDRKAEIEAFQASLVANIKWSKHTMDIAEDFNTQGSPFEVLDLKHKILFIVKDLTKKPVPVLQHGLSFVDFKESEVENDGYFGKLLLEEKWEMKDEFGKRGTGDGEFMEARGITAYSNSDLAIADPFNGKITILDCKGQYKSSIRGVAENPDGQLQRPCDIATDRDDLLMVVDSPTVKVFNKQRKLIYQFIPGETTSTLKNGIKNGNAETEEPESDLRCIAVDIKNQIAVGDKGKRLISLHNVDGSLIKTVPAEMISKHLTFGSTERLIYTNLQARMLLASDFKGQEVFAIHTMSEENPEYEPTGVCCDSSGDIYIAVHSMVKGHKGEIHHFSPKGEHIACIVRGLNAPYGITFTPDGDLAVADVHNVKIFHRV from the coding sequence ATGGCCGGGATAACAGCCAAGACAATACTGGACAAGATCAGCTTAGGTCATCTCAAATGTACCATCTGCTGCAAGCGCTTCACAGACCCCAAGACTCTGGACTGCCTTCACAGTTTCTGCTGCAACTGCCTGGACAAACAGAAGCAGATCCAGCAGATCAATGGCCTGAAGATCACCTGCCCTCTCTGCAAGCGGGAGACGCCGCTGCCTGAGACGGGAATCCAGGACCTACGAGACAACCTAACGTTGATTTCACTGGTTGAGGAGGAAGGGCTTAAGGAACAGCTGGTCGCCAGTCAGCTCAACAAGATCAAGTGTGAGGCATGTGATGAGGGAGAGGAGGCAATATCACGGTGTATGGACTGTGATGATTATCTCTGCAAGGATTGCCAGTGGGCTCACAAAAGGCTGTCCAAGATGAAGAACCACAAGATTGCCCCGTTGGGCGACCTCCGCTCCGGAACGGTCTCCTTCAAGAGTAGGGTTCGAGACACCATCCCGAAGTGTGCAAAACACTCCAATCAAGATATCTGCACCTACTGCATCACGTGTCAGATGCTGATCTGCACGGCTTGCGCAGTGGCAGACCACAAAGCTCCTGAGCACAGCTGCGTTGACGTCCGTGACGCTTCCGGAACCTGCCAACTTGAGATCAAGCAGGAGATGACCAAAGCAAAAGAACATCAGGATGAGTTTGAAGCGGCGAAGCTTTCCACAGATCATGCCAAGAAGCGTCTGACGGCTATGGTAAACAATGCCACCAATAAGATCTCCAAGAAAGCAGACGAGGAAGTGGCAAAGATCAGACAGAGAGAGATGGAGCTCAAGCAACAGGTCAAGCAGATTGGGCAGGACAGGAAGGCAGAGATTGAAGCCTTCCAAGCCAGCCTGGTCGCCAACATCAAGTGGTCTAAGCACACCATGGACATCGCTGAAGACTTCAACACGCAGGGAAGTCCATTTGAGGTTCTGGATCTCAAACACAAGATCTTGTTCATCGTGAAAGATCTCACCAAGAAGCCAGTACCAGTTCTTCAGCACGGACTGTCGTTTGTAGACTTCAAGGAAAGCGAAGTTGAGAACGACGGCTACTTCGGGAAGCTCCTCTTGGAGGAGAAGTGGGAGATGAAGGATGAGTTTGGAAAGCGGGGTACAGGAGACGGGGAGTTCATGGAGGCCAGAGGTATTACTGCGTACTCCAACAGCGATCTCGCTATCGCCGATCCTTTCAATGGGAAAATCACTATCTTGGACTGCAAGGGGCAGTACAAGAGCAGCATCCGGGGGGTCGCTGAAAACCCTGATGGGCAACTCCAGAGACCCTGTGACATTGCCACAGACAGAGATGACCTGCTCATGGTGGTGGACAGCCCTACGGTGAAGGTGTTCAACAAGCAGAGGAAGCTGATTTACCAGTTCATTCCCGGTGAGACCACATCAACGCTCAAAAACGGCATCAAGAACGGCAATGCAGAGACAGAGGAGCCAGAGAGCGACCTCAGATGCATCGCCGTGGATATCAAGAATCAGATTGCCGTCGGCGACAAGGGCAAGAGGCTCATTTCTCTCCACAATGTGGACGGCTCTCTCATCAAGACCGTCCCAGCTGAGATGATTTCCAAACACCTCACCTTCGGCAGCACAGAGCGCTTGATCTACACCAACCTCCAGGCTAGGATGCTCCTTGCGAGTGACTTCAAGGGCCAGGAAGTCTTCGCCATCCACACCATGTCCGAGGAAAACCCCGAGTACGAGCCGACCGGTGTGTGTTGCGACAGCTCCGGGGATATCTACATTGCAGTACATTCCATGGTCAAAGGTCACAAGGGTGAAATTCACCACTTCAGCCCTAAAGGAGAGCATATTGCCTGTATCGTGAGAGGTCTCAACGCCCCCTATGGCATCACATTCACACCAGATGGTGACCTGGCCGTGGCTGATGTCCATAACGTCAAGATCTTCCATCGTGTATGA